A single genomic interval of Musa acuminata AAA Group cultivar baxijiao chromosome BXJ3-4, Cavendish_Baxijiao_AAA, whole genome shotgun sequence harbors:
- the LOC135581471 gene encoding autophagy-related protein 9-like isoform X1, whose translation MMFSSRKGLIAADRWKGQQRSDLPLTTKLLSDVPPEIELSDYGKLPDSGTESPTGLLDGENLRAETIVDLDIFFRRLYSYYCEKGLWCIITKWTVEILNVIFMVLFIAFFLLYVDWDALRKAKCGIEAVESGQKPCDLAKEVVKHQPLVPFTVTKAIIIASMVILTLYALLKFLKFFTQLKSTVMIRHFYYNRLNITDREIQTTPWPQVLEKVVQLQKSQQLCVVKELSAHDVVMRIMRKENYLIAMLNKGILAFPISSWVPGAGPAVKSRTTGRKNHLILPKTLEWTLNWCIFESMFDSNFCLQRDFLNNPSSLRKRLIYVGIGLFLISPCLVIFMLVYLFLRHAEQFYHHPSAASSRRWSNLSKWIFREFNEVDHLFIHRLNNSVVPASNYLKQFPSPLITIIAKFVSFVSGGFAAILIIFAILDESLLEGQIFGRNLFWYAAVFGTVTAISRVAVTDELQVLDPEGAMSLVIQQTHYMPKRWCGRENSDSVRTEFETLFQYTGMMLLEEMASIFVTPYLLIFVVPRHVDDILRFISNFTVYVDGVGDVCSFSLFDFQSHGNRKHGSPFDTERYKWSSQGKLEKSFLSFQSTYPCWEPSRHGQQFLSGLRKFREKQMHPQTVQENPSTHTSHLKSKLKDQTELTKRFFSGDEQHGNQGISPTDHKLGSLWAISPSQKTHPYIWDWYYTDFQLNRDVNPNNAITLPTEEMCPPLNKQLTEAEDDENWCPQFSDRHHSQLEGSSSRNDAIQHQSPEHHDIGRWWDRHPGPSSFVPQASFLEPPCYGQQNFDFHSDNTVWRSEAQVVNGVEDNSVQKNLHNMSRTTDMDDSGTDDDAFNLHFTYDNDKSFIGKTSYTPNSVPSITIPVTIIPSSKDPVW comes from the exons ATGATGTTCAGTTCACGTAAGGGTTTAATTGCTGCTGACAGATGGAAAGGGCAACAGAGAAGTGATTTACCACTTACCACTAAATTGCTCAGTGATGTACCACCTGAGATAGAGTTGTCTGACTATGGAAAACTACCGGATTCTGGAACTGAGAGCCCGACTGGACTTCTCGATGGTGAAAACTTAAGGGCAGAAACAATTGTTGATCTAGATATATTTTTTAGAAGGCTTTATAGTTATTACTGTGAGAAGGGTCTTTGGTGCATCATCACCAAGTGGACAGTTGAAATTTTAAATGTGATTTTCATGGTACTTTTTATTGCctttttcttactttatgttgattggGATGCCTTACGCAAAGCAAAGTGTGGGATAGAAGCAGTTGAGTCAGGGCAAAAGCCTTGTGACCTTGCGAAGGAAGTTGTTAAGCATCAACCATTAGTTCCATTTACAGTTACTAAAGCAATTATCATTGCATCCATGGTTATATTGACCTTATATGCACTGCTGAAATTTTTGAAGTTCTTCACGCAACTTAAAAGTACTGTCATGATTCGCCACTTCTATTATAACCG CCTTAACATTACAGACCGCGAAATTCAAACAACACCTTGGCCTCAAGTTCTTGAAAAAGTTGTTCAACTACAGAAATCACAACAACTATGTGTGGTCAAGGAGCTTTCTGCACACGATGTGGTAATGCGGATAATGCGCAAGGAGAATTATTTGATTGCGATGCTTAATAAAGGTATCCTAGCATTTCCAATTTCCTCATGGGTCCCTGGTGCCGGTCCGGCTGTCAAATCTAGGACAACAGGAAGGAAAAACCATTTGATACTGCCAAAAACTCTCGAATGGACTTTGAATTGGTGCATATTTGAAAGCATGTTTGACAG CAATTTTTGTCTTCAGAGGGATTTCCTAAATAACCCttcatctttaagaaaaagactcATTTATGTTGGGATTGGGTTGTTTCTCATATCACCATGCCTTGTGATCTTTATGTTGGTTTACCTCTTTTTAAGGCATGCTGAACAGTTCTACCATCATCCAAGTGCAGCCTCATCTCGTAGATGGTCTAATTTGTCAAAATGGATTTTCAGGGAGTTCAATGAG GTGGATCATTTGTTTATACATCGGTTAAACAACAGTGTCGTACCTGCGTCAAATTATCTAAAGCAATTTCCATCGCCTCTGATCACCATAATAGCCAAGTTCGTGTCTTTTGTTTCCGGAGGCTTCGCTGCAATTCTAATTATATTTGCAATCTTGGATGAATCCCTGCTAGAGGGTCAG ATATTTGGTCGCAACTTATTTTGGTATGCTGCTGTTTTTGGAACTGTGACTGCCATAAGTCGAGTTGCTGTGACAGATGAACTTCAAGTGCTTGATCCAGAAGGTGCAATGTCTCTCGTCATTCAACAGACACATTATATGCCAAAAAGGTGGTGTGGTAGAGAAAACAGTGATTCCGTCCGAACAGAATTTGAGACCCTGTTTCAG TATACAGGAATGATGCTACTGGAAGAGATGGCCTCAATATTTGTTACACCTTACTTGCTAATATTTGTTGTGCCAAGG CATGTTGATGATATTTTACGATTCATTTCAAACTTTACGGTGTATGTTGATGGTGTTGGCGATGTTTGCAG CTTTAGTTTGTTCGACTTTCAAAGCCATGGAAATAGGAAGCATGGTTCTCCGTTTGACACAGAAAGATATAAGTGGAGTTCCCAGGGAAAATTGGAGAAATCATTTTTAAG CTTCCAGAGCACCTACCCATGCTGGGAACCCAGTAGACATGGTCAACAGTTCCTATCTGGTCTCCGCAAATTCAGAGAAAAACAGATGCATCCTCAAACCGTTCAGGAGAACCCATCAACTCATACATCACACTTAAAATCTAAATTGAAAGACCAAACTGAACTGACCAAGAGATTCTTCTCAGGGGATGAACAGCACGGCAACCAGGGCATTTCTCCTACTGATCATAAACTTGGTTCTTTATGGGCAATAAGTCCTAGTCAAAAGACTCACCCATATATCTGGGATTGGTACTACACAGATTTCCAGCTAAACCGAGATGTTAATCCAAATAATGCAATAACCCTGCCGACAGAAGAGATGTGCCCACCATTGAATAAACAGCTAACTGAAGCTGAAGATGATGAAAATTGGTGTCCTCAGTTCTCAGATAGACATCATAGTCAGTTAGAGGGCTCCTCATCCAGGAATGATGCCATTCAACACCAGAGTCCAGAGCACCATGATATTGGCCGTTGGTGGGACCGTCATCCTGGCCCTTCATCGTTTGTGCCACAGGCAAGCTTTTTGGAACCCCCTTGCTATGGTCAGCAAAATTTCGATTTTCACAGTGATAATACAGTTTGGAGAAGTGAGGCGCAAGTTGTGAATGGTGTCGAGGATAATAGTGTGCAGAAAAACCTGCACAACATGTCCAGAACAACGGACATGGATGATTCTGGTACAGACGATGATGCATTCAATCTTCATTTTACATATGACAATGACAAATCTTTTATTGGCAAGACCAGTTATACTCCTAACAGTGTTCCATCAATAACCATTCCGGTGACAATAATACCGAGCAGCAAAGATCCTGTGTGGTAA
- the LOC135581471 gene encoding autophagy-related protein 9-like isoform X2, whose product MMFSSRKGLIAADRWKGQQRSDLPLTTKLLSDVPPEIELSDYGKLPDSGTESPTGLLDGENLRAETIVDLDIFFRRLYSYYCEKGLWCIITKWTVEILNVIFMVLFIAFFLLYVDWDALRKAKCGIEAVESGQKPCDLAKEVVKHQPLVPFTVTKAIIIASMVILTLYALLKFLKFFTQLKSTVMIRHFYYNRLNITDREIQTTPWPQVLEKVVQLQKSQQLCVVKELSAHDVVMRIMRKENYLIAMLNKGILAFPISSWVPGAGPAVKSRTTGRKNHLILPKTLEWTLNWCIFESMFDRHAEQFYHHPSAASSRRWSNLSKWIFREFNEVDHLFIHRLNNSVVPASNYLKQFPSPLITIIAKFVSFVSGGFAAILIIFAILDESLLEGQIFGRNLFWYAAVFGTVTAISRVAVTDELQVLDPEGAMSLVIQQTHYMPKRWCGRENSDSVRTEFETLFQYTGMMLLEEMASIFVTPYLLIFVVPRHVDDILRFISNFTVYVDGVGDVCSFSLFDFQSHGNRKHGSPFDTERYKWSSQGKLEKSFLSFQSTYPCWEPSRHGQQFLSGLRKFREKQMHPQTVQENPSTHTSHLKSKLKDQTELTKRFFSGDEQHGNQGISPTDHKLGSLWAISPSQKTHPYIWDWYYTDFQLNRDVNPNNAITLPTEEMCPPLNKQLTEAEDDENWCPQFSDRHHSQLEGSSSRNDAIQHQSPEHHDIGRWWDRHPGPSSFVPQASFLEPPCYGQQNFDFHSDNTVWRSEAQVVNGVEDNSVQKNLHNMSRTTDMDDSGTDDDAFNLHFTYDNDKSFIGKTSYTPNSVPSITIPVTIIPSSKDPVW is encoded by the exons ATGATGTTCAGTTCACGTAAGGGTTTAATTGCTGCTGACAGATGGAAAGGGCAACAGAGAAGTGATTTACCACTTACCACTAAATTGCTCAGTGATGTACCACCTGAGATAGAGTTGTCTGACTATGGAAAACTACCGGATTCTGGAACTGAGAGCCCGACTGGACTTCTCGATGGTGAAAACTTAAGGGCAGAAACAATTGTTGATCTAGATATATTTTTTAGAAGGCTTTATAGTTATTACTGTGAGAAGGGTCTTTGGTGCATCATCACCAAGTGGACAGTTGAAATTTTAAATGTGATTTTCATGGTACTTTTTATTGCctttttcttactttatgttgattggGATGCCTTACGCAAAGCAAAGTGTGGGATAGAAGCAGTTGAGTCAGGGCAAAAGCCTTGTGACCTTGCGAAGGAAGTTGTTAAGCATCAACCATTAGTTCCATTTACAGTTACTAAAGCAATTATCATTGCATCCATGGTTATATTGACCTTATATGCACTGCTGAAATTTTTGAAGTTCTTCACGCAACTTAAAAGTACTGTCATGATTCGCCACTTCTATTATAACCG CCTTAACATTACAGACCGCGAAATTCAAACAACACCTTGGCCTCAAGTTCTTGAAAAAGTTGTTCAACTACAGAAATCACAACAACTATGTGTGGTCAAGGAGCTTTCTGCACACGATGTGGTAATGCGGATAATGCGCAAGGAGAATTATTTGATTGCGATGCTTAATAAAGGTATCCTAGCATTTCCAATTTCCTCATGGGTCCCTGGTGCCGGTCCGGCTGTCAAATCTAGGACAACAGGAAGGAAAAACCATTTGATACTGCCAAAAACTCTCGAATGGACTTTGAATTGGTGCATATTTGAAAGCATGTTTGACAG GCATGCTGAACAGTTCTACCATCATCCAAGTGCAGCCTCATCTCGTAGATGGTCTAATTTGTCAAAATGGATTTTCAGGGAGTTCAATGAG GTGGATCATTTGTTTATACATCGGTTAAACAACAGTGTCGTACCTGCGTCAAATTATCTAAAGCAATTTCCATCGCCTCTGATCACCATAATAGCCAAGTTCGTGTCTTTTGTTTCCGGAGGCTTCGCTGCAATTCTAATTATATTTGCAATCTTGGATGAATCCCTGCTAGAGGGTCAG ATATTTGGTCGCAACTTATTTTGGTATGCTGCTGTTTTTGGAACTGTGACTGCCATAAGTCGAGTTGCTGTGACAGATGAACTTCAAGTGCTTGATCCAGAAGGTGCAATGTCTCTCGTCATTCAACAGACACATTATATGCCAAAAAGGTGGTGTGGTAGAGAAAACAGTGATTCCGTCCGAACAGAATTTGAGACCCTGTTTCAG TATACAGGAATGATGCTACTGGAAGAGATGGCCTCAATATTTGTTACACCTTACTTGCTAATATTTGTTGTGCCAAGG CATGTTGATGATATTTTACGATTCATTTCAAACTTTACGGTGTATGTTGATGGTGTTGGCGATGTTTGCAG CTTTAGTTTGTTCGACTTTCAAAGCCATGGAAATAGGAAGCATGGTTCTCCGTTTGACACAGAAAGATATAAGTGGAGTTCCCAGGGAAAATTGGAGAAATCATTTTTAAG CTTCCAGAGCACCTACCCATGCTGGGAACCCAGTAGACATGGTCAACAGTTCCTATCTGGTCTCCGCAAATTCAGAGAAAAACAGATGCATCCTCAAACCGTTCAGGAGAACCCATCAACTCATACATCACACTTAAAATCTAAATTGAAAGACCAAACTGAACTGACCAAGAGATTCTTCTCAGGGGATGAACAGCACGGCAACCAGGGCATTTCTCCTACTGATCATAAACTTGGTTCTTTATGGGCAATAAGTCCTAGTCAAAAGACTCACCCATATATCTGGGATTGGTACTACACAGATTTCCAGCTAAACCGAGATGTTAATCCAAATAATGCAATAACCCTGCCGACAGAAGAGATGTGCCCACCATTGAATAAACAGCTAACTGAAGCTGAAGATGATGAAAATTGGTGTCCTCAGTTCTCAGATAGACATCATAGTCAGTTAGAGGGCTCCTCATCCAGGAATGATGCCATTCAACACCAGAGTCCAGAGCACCATGATATTGGCCGTTGGTGGGACCGTCATCCTGGCCCTTCATCGTTTGTGCCACAGGCAAGCTTTTTGGAACCCCCTTGCTATGGTCAGCAAAATTTCGATTTTCACAGTGATAATACAGTTTGGAGAAGTGAGGCGCAAGTTGTGAATGGTGTCGAGGATAATAGTGTGCAGAAAAACCTGCACAACATGTCCAGAACAACGGACATGGATGATTCTGGTACAGACGATGATGCATTCAATCTTCATTTTACATATGACAATGACAAATCTTTTATTGGCAAGACCAGTTATACTCCTAACAGTGTTCCATCAATAACCATTCCGGTGACAATAATACCGAGCAGCAAAGATCCTGTGTGGTAA
- the LOC135635297 gene encoding probable alpha-1,6-mannosyltransferase MNN10 produces MAPRSPPSAAARWAKPRPANWRVLPLLLLLISAASLLLAIGFLRAASGGVLRRANALGRQCAPGLEGSSGGEDGAGHRRRIAMVSFSDEGGGQGRERGRSFSGVGNAVAGNKQAYAARMGYVFVDAGGMVDRSRPPSWSKILAVRSNLPHYDWVFWNDADTMVMNPAISLESILYAVIGHTNLDASPDLVVTEDTNGVNAGVFFVRRSEWSDKFLQTWWNQTSFVRFGSTKSGDNDALKHLLRTLPAEELGAHVAVSPAQCLFNSYPWVPTLKSLHRLFTSPRATWNGVYSDGDFLVHLAGLDDKKKWLINMLDEMRPV; encoded by the exons ATGGCTCCGCGGTCGCCGCCGTCCGCTGCCGCTCGGTGGGCCAAGCCCCGACCGGCGAACTGGAGGGTGCTGCCGctactcctcctcctcatctccgCCGCGTCGCTGCTGCTGGCTATCGGATTCCTCCGGGCGGCCTCGGGCGGCGTGCTCCGCCGCGCGAACGCCCTCGGCCGACAGTGCGCGCCGGGACTTGAGGGGAGCTCCGGAGGCGAGGATGGAGCAGGACATCGGCGGAGGATAGCGATGGTGAGTTTCTCCGACGAGGGCGGGGGACAGGGGCGGGAACGGGGGCGGTCGTTCAGTGGCGTGGGGAACGCGGTCGCTGGGAACAAGCAGGCGTACGCGGCGCGGATGGGTTACGTGTTCGTGGACGCGGGGGGAATGGTGGATCGCAGCCGTCCGCCGAGCTGGAGCAAGATCTTGGCCGTCCGATCGAATCTGCCGCACTACGACTGGGTGTTCTGGAACGACGCT GACACGATGGTGATGAATCCAGCAATATCATTG GAGAGTATCCTATATGCTGTGATTGGGCACACGAATCTTGACGCATCTCCCGATCTCGTCGTGACTGAGGACACCAACGGGGTTAATGCAG GCGTCTTCTTCGTGCGGCGATCGGAGTGGAGCGACAAGTTCTTGCAGACATGGTGGAACCAGACGTCCTTCGTTCGCTTCGGATCCACCAAGAGCGGCGACAACGACGCGCTGAAGCACCTGCTCCGCACCCTCCCGGCGGAGGAACTGGGAGCCCACGTCGCTGTGTCGCCCGCGCAGTGCCTCTTCAACTCCTACCCCTGGGTTCCCACGCTCAAGTCGCTGCACCGCCTCTTCACCTCGCCGCGGGCTACCTGGAACG GCGTCTACTCCGACGGCGATTTCCTAGTCCACCTCGCTGGCTTGGATGACAAGAAGAAGTGGCTCATCAACATGCTTGACGAAATGAGACCTGTTTAG